In Myxococcus xanthus, the genomic window GCCAGGCGAATGGCGCCAGTCATCACGGAGTCCGTTGCCGGGCTCACCTGCAGACAAGCGCGTTTGCTTTCATTTCCCCGAGGGAAAGTTGGAGTCGAAGCGCTCCCGGAAAAGTCAGACCGACCCTGTATGAATCTCCCTGCGCGGCGCGATTCGGGGCGTCGCCGAAAGGGTTGCCTTCATAATGAATATGTCATTGATTTCCCTCGGGCTTTTGGTCGGCATGACAGGGGTCGGCTGCGCGGGGCTCGACGAGGCCGAGGCGGTGGACTCCGTATCGACGGACGCGACCTCCCAGGTCACCCAAGACCTGGTCACCCATGTCACCGGTACCAGCCCGGTCACCTTCGTCGCCACGTCGGGCAACGAGACGAAGCCTTACGACCAGTCCGCCACGTCGGTGGTGGCATACACGCGAAACTCAACGACCGGGGCGTTCACGGCGTATCCGGGCACGGGCTCCGCGGACGGCACCATCTCCGTGCCGAACGTCCCTTCCGGCCGCATCTACCTGAAGCTGGGCTCGCGCTACCTGGTGAGCACCAGCCGCGCGTTCGATCTGGGCTCCACGGAGTGGGGCCGCGATGGCACCTTCGCCTCGCTGCCCACTCCGGTGACGGTGTCCGCCACCGGCTTGTCCCCCTGGCATCCGGGGGACTTCCTGGAAATGTATTCGTTGAACGCGGGCGCGTTCGGCTACATGGGCGGCGCCGCCACGGGGCGCCCCCTGGCGGGCGCCACGTCGCTCTCCGGGCTGAGCTTCGATTACGCCCACATGCTCAACCCGGTGCTGCTCGACAGCAGCCGCGGGGATGTGTTCTCGCTCGCTCAGATGCGGTTGCAGACGAGCGCGAATGGAGTGTCCTACCGCGCGATGCACAAGGTGCTCAACGCGAGCATGACGCAGGTGGAGGGCCAGCCCACCACCGTCAACGGAACCTTCACCCAGCCCGTCGCGACAGGCACCTTCGAGGTGGACTGGAGACGCTCGGCCTTCGAAGCCATGCGCACCCAGGTGAACCCGGGCGCGGTCAGCACGTACAACGAGATCTGGATGTCCGCCCGGCCGGCCGCGCTGAGCTCAGCGTTCGCGTCCATCAGCGGGCCGCCACTGCTCGTGAAGCTCAATCCTGACGCGCAGCGGACCGACATCGTCACGGGGAGCATGACCTACAACAACCCGCTCCCGGCGGCGTGGCAGAAGGTGGCGACCGCCGTCGCGGGCTTCACGCAGAGCTACGCGCTGGGAACCGCGACGCCCTACACCATGAACGTGGACATCCGCGTGGAGCAAGAGGCGAGCGCGTTCACCGCCGCGCCCGTGGAGCCCCTCGTCGGGCCGGTGCAGGCGCCCCTGGTGAACACGCGCGGCGCGTTCCAGAACCTCACGGGCGTGGGGACTGACGCCTCGCTGCGCTGGTCGAAGCCGCTGATCGGCACGGCCACGAACTACGTGGTGAACATCTACCGGCTCGGCACGAGCAACGGCTCCACCACCGCGACGCGCGTGGCGATGCTGCACACGGATCTCCAAAGCGTGTACCTGCCCCCGGACGTGCTGCGGGCGGGCGGGACGTACTTCGCGGAAATCCAGAGCTGGTACCAGCCCGGCTCGAACCTCGCGACGAGCCCGTTCAAGCGCTCGCTGCCTCGAGGCCGCGCCAGCGTGCTCACCGGCATGTTCAGCCCGTAGACGCTGAAGTCCTGGGAAGGAAGGGAGCCCGCTCCCTCTCTTCCTCACGAGCCGCATCGCTTCAGCGAGGCTCAGACTCGACTTTCGCCATGCTGCTGGGGAGCAAGGCAGGGAGGCGAGGGGATGCGCGGATGGGGGGAGGTAGCTCATGCGCGCATCCCTTCCGTTGCTTATTGGCATGGTGACAACAGGCGACGGGTCGGCTCCCGGGTGAAGGCTCACAATACGCAGCACGTTAGGGATTCCCGGTGTGGGCTCGCGTCTGTTGGCCGCTGGTGGGAATCGCGTAGGGTGGATGGATGGCATCGAAGCGTGTTCCCACCGTCACTGAAATCGGGCCCGGCACCTCGGCGCTCCATGCCGCGTTCTGCGACTACGTGTCGCGAGTCTTCACCCGCGCCGACTTCCGGCGTTGGACGCAGTGGGGTGAATGGAACGACGACTACCGCACGTTCGCGGTGGTGGATGACGGCCGGGTGCTGGCCAATGCCTCGGTGATGCGGATGCGGTTGTTGCTCGAAGGGCGGGAGGTGACGGGCTACCAGCTTGGCGCCGTGGGGAGCCTGCCTTCCGAACGTGGGCGGGGGCTGGCGCGCGCGGTGATGAACGCTGCGCTGGCGCACTGTGGGGATGCGCCCGTGCTGCTGTTCGCCAACAAGAGCGTGCTGGAGTTCTACCCGCGCTTCGGCTTCGAGCCTCGGCGCCAGACGCTGTTCTCCGCCTCCCACGTGGCGCGGCCGGGAGAGACGGCGGCGCCGCAGCTCGACGTGGCGGAGGCGGACGTGCGGGCGCGGCTCCGGATGCTCTCTGACGAGGGGCTGCCGGTGACGGAGCGCTTCGGCGCGCGGGGGACGGCCGCCATTGCCAGTTGGTATGCGGCGAACGGGTTCGCTCGGCCGCTGCGAGCCCTGAGTGACGATGCCTGGGTGTTCACGGAGGTGGAGGGCGAGACGCTGTTCATCGACGACATCTTCGCGCGTGCGCCCTTTGATTTACGGGCGGCGCTGCCGCGGCTCATCGACCGGCCGATTTCGTCCATCCAGTTCGGCTTCACGCCGGAGCGCTGGTGGCCCGGCGCGGTGGAGGCGGGCGAGGACATGGAGGCCGACCTGTTCGTGCGGGGAGTGCCGTCCCCACGTGAGGCGAACCTCTTTCCCGTCATGGCGCGGACCTGAGCCCGGGGCCGATTGTCAGCCGTTCGCGAGTCCCCCTGCCCGCGAACCCACGGACGGCGCCACCTAT contains:
- a CDS encoding GNAT family N-acetyltransferase, with protein sequence MASKRVPTVTEIGPGTSALHAAFCDYVSRVFTRADFRRWTQWGEWNDDYRTFAVVDDGRVLANASVMRMRLLLEGREVTGYQLGAVGSLPSERGRGLARAVMNAALAHCGDAPVLLFANKSVLEFYPRFGFEPRRQTLFSASHVARPGETAAPQLDVAEADVRARLRMLSDEGLPVTERFGARGTAAIASWYAANGFARPLRALSDDAWVFTEVEGETLFIDDIFARAPFDLRAALPRLIDRPISSIQFGFTPERWWPGAVEAGEDMEADLFVRGVPSPREANLFPVMART